One genomic segment of Thermodesulfobacterium sp. TA1 includes these proteins:
- the kdsB gene encoding 3-deoxy-manno-octulosonate cytidylyltransferase translates to MRKVIIIPARYGSTRFPGKPLVYIEGKPMIQHVYERALSSGIKEVWVATDDERILQEVSRFGGKALMTANTHICGTDRIAEASDILGLAPEDIVINLQGDQPFFPAAYFQPLIEPLVSKKAKMTTLATPIKQDEDLTNPNKVKVVLDLQGYALYFSRNLIPYFRPPGEPPLYLKHIGVYAYTKEFLDLFVKLPPGTLELTEKLEQLRALEHGYKIAVSIVSEEVPEIDTPEDLEKLKKIRGL, encoded by the coding sequence ATGAGAAAGGTAATCATCATACCAGCGCGTTACGGTTCTACTCGTTTTCCAGGCAAACCTTTAGTTTATATAGAAGGAAAACCTATGATCCAACATGTTTACGAAAGGGCTTTAAGTTCTGGTATAAAGGAAGTGTGGGTGGCTACTGATGATGAAAGGATTTTACAGGAAGTCTCAAGGTTTGGAGGTAAGGCCTTGATGACTGCAAACACTCATATCTGTGGGACAGACAGAATAGCTGAGGCTTCTGACATCCTTGGTCTTGCCCCTGAAGATATAGTAATCAACCTTCAAGGAGACCAACCTTTTTTTCCTGCAGCCTATTTTCAACCTTTAATAGAGCCCTTAGTTTCTAAAAAGGCTAAAATGACTACCCTTGCTACTCCTATAAAACAAGATGAAGACCTTACCAACCCCAACAAGGTTAAGGTGGTTTTAGACCTTCAAGGCTATGCCCTTTATTTTTCAAGAAACCTTATCCCCTATTTTAGACCCCCAGGAGAACCTCCTTTATACTTAAAACATATAGGGGTTTATGCTTATACCAAAGAATTTTTAGACCTTTTTGTAAAACTCCCTCCAGGAACACTCGAGCTGACCGAAAAATTAGAACAGTTAAGAGCCTTAGAACATGGATATAAAATAGCGGTTAGTATAGTTTCTGAAGAGGTGCCTGAGATAGACACACCAGAAGATTTAGAAAAACTCAAAAAAATAAGAGGGTTGTAA
- the infB gene encoding translation initiation factor IF-2 yields MAKRVKIIELAEELHVEPKELLKKLKAEGFQVKTTLSSISEEEAEKIRMLHGKKHEIIVFRKEEIEEIHKEEIKVEEKVEEPKIEEEQPKKKKLFLRKKKTEEEPKKDEKVSLIEAFDEEKAPEASLEAEPFNKEEPLEPAEKTETSFQEFSQIETPQEQISQPEVSQPKISPTETPKSETPQEVYGKRVVTEFKPRKERGFKPKDSSVPPTPSKEEVVVPVEPKPLDKEDFKKKKKDREFKEEKKKPKKKGGFVKKERFDEFFIEEEPVALFEEKQEVEGLKPKEKKEKTSERPPTLPPKEKKIKIYETIQVSELAKMMGVKVGELIKKALQMGMPVTANQSIDADTAAILADEFGYQIEKAPIEEEILLQYTPPSPEELKPRPPVITVMGHVDHGKTSLLDAIRKTDVASKEAGGITQHIGAYTVKLEAGKTITFIDTPGHEAFTSMRARGAQVTDIVILVVAADDGVMEQTKEAIEHAKAAKVPIVVAINKIDKPDANPDRVKSQLAELGLVPEEWGGDTLMANISARNKIGINELLELVLLQAEMLELKAAYDRPARGRIIESKLDKGRGPVATVLVQEGTLKEGDIFVAGLTHGRVRAMFDSYGKRVKEATPSVPVEILGFEDLPQAGDDFIVLDSEEKARKIAEYRQRKAREAETAKEVKISLEKIFEKLKEGELKELNIVLKADTQGTLEALQASLLKISTDKVKVNIIRAGIGAISESDVMLASASNAIIIGFNVKPSSQARDLAKKEGVDIKFYDVIYQLIDDVKKAMAGLLEPEIIEEIKGLVEVRAIFKVPKVGVVAGCYVKEGVINRNHQVRVIRDGVVVYTGKIASLKRFKEDVKEVAAGYECGVRIEGFNDVKEGDLLETFELKKVTQEL; encoded by the coding sequence ATGGCCAAAAGAGTTAAAATTATTGAATTAGCAGAAGAACTTCATGTAGAACCTAAAGAGTTGTTAAAAAAACTTAAAGCCGAAGGTTTTCAGGTTAAAACTACTTTGTCCTCTATATCAGAAGAAGAAGCAGAAAAAATTAGAATGCTTCATGGAAAAAAACATGAGATAATAGTTTTTAGAAAAGAAGAGATTGAAGAAATACATAAAGAGGAAATAAAAGTAGAAGAAAAAGTTGAAGAACCTAAAATAGAAGAAGAGCAGCCTAAAAAAAAGAAACTTTTTTTAAGAAAGAAAAAAACAGAAGAGGAACCTAAGAAAGATGAAAAGGTTTCTTTGATAGAAGCCTTCGATGAAGAAAAAGCACCAGAAGCTTCTTTAGAAGCTGAACCGTTTAATAAAGAAGAACCGTTAGAACCAGCAGAAAAAACTGAAACCTCTTTTCAAGAATTTTCGCAAATAGAAACTCCTCAAGAACAAATTTCTCAACCAGAAGTTTCTCAACCAAAAATTTCGCCAACAGAAACTCCAAAATCAGAAACTCCTCAAGAAGTTTACGGAAAAAGGGTGGTTACAGAGTTTAAACCAAGAAAGGAAAGAGGATTTAAGCCTAAAGATTCATCAGTGCCCCCTACCCCTTCTAAGGAAGAAGTTGTTGTACCTGTAGAGCCTAAACCGTTAGACAAAGAGGATTTCAAAAAGAAAAAAAAGGACAGAGAATTTAAAGAAGAAAAGAAAAAACCTAAGAAAAAAGGTGGTTTTGTTAAAAAAGAAAGGTTTGATGAATTTTTTATAGAAGAAGAACCGGTTGCCTTGTTTGAAGAAAAGCAAGAAGTCGAAGGTTTAAAGCCTAAGGAAAAGAAAGAAAAAACTTCTGAAAGACCCCCTACCCTTCCTCCTAAGGAAAAGAAAATAAAAATCTACGAAACGATTCAGGTTAGCGAGCTTGCTAAAATGATGGGGGTAAAGGTTGGTGAACTCATCAAAAAGGCTTTACAGATGGGAATGCCGGTTACCGCTAACCAATCTATCGATGCAGATACCGCTGCCATTTTAGCCGATGAGTTTGGTTATCAAATAGAAAAAGCTCCTATTGAAGAAGAAATCCTTTTACAATACACTCCTCCTTCACCAGAAGAATTAAAACCTCGTCCTCCGGTAATAACAGTTATGGGACATGTAGACCACGGTAAAACTAGTCTTTTAGATGCCATCAGAAAAACAGATGTAGCCAGTAAAGAGGCCGGTGGTATAACCCAACATATCGGTGCTTATACCGTAAAACTGGAGGCTGGAAAAACAATAACCTTTATAGATACCCCAGGTCATGAGGCCTTTACTTCTATGAGGGCAAGGGGTGCTCAGGTTACGGACATAGTGATCTTGGTAGTAGCAGCAGACGATGGTGTGATGGAACAAACTAAAGAGGCTATAGAGCATGCTAAGGCAGCTAAAGTACCTATAGTGGTAGCCATCAATAAAATAGACAAACCTGATGCTAATCCTGATAGAGTTAAATCTCAACTGGCTGAGTTAGGTTTAGTTCCGGAAGAATGGGGTGGCGATACTCTAATGGCTAATATTTCTGCCAGAAATAAAATCGGTATAAACGAACTGTTAGAGTTGGTACTTCTTCAAGCTGAAATGTTAGAATTAAAAGCTGCTTATGATAGACCTGCAAGAGGAAGGATTATAGAGAGTAAACTGGATAAAGGGAGAGGGCCAGTAGCTACAGTGCTTGTTCAGGAAGGAACACTTAAAGAAGGAGATATCTTTGTAGCCGGCCTTACCCATGGAAGGGTAAGGGCGATGTTTGACAGCTATGGAAAAAGGGTTAAAGAGGCAACCCCTTCTGTCCCGGTAGAAATTTTAGGTTTTGAAGATTTACCTCAGGCAGGAGATGATTTCATCGTTTTAGACAGTGAAGAAAAAGCAAGAAAGATAGCAGAGTATAGACAAAGAAAGGCAAGAGAAGCAGAGACAGCCAAGGAAGTTAAAATTTCTTTAGAAAAGATTTTCGAAAAACTTAAAGAAGGTGAACTTAAAGAATTAAACATCGTGCTTAAGGCAGACACTCAGGGAACTTTAGAAGCCTTACAAGCTTCGCTACTTAAAATTTCTACTGATAAGGTTAAAGTTAACATCATCCGCGCAGGGATAGGGGCTATTTCTGAAAGCGATGTTATGTTGGCTTCTGCCTCTAACGCTATCATTATCGGTTTTAATGTAAAACCCAGTTCTCAGGCAAGAGATTTAGCTAAAAAAGAGGGAGTAGATATTAAGTTTTATGACGTTATTTATCAACTTATCGACGATGTAAAGAAAGCAATGGCTGGATTACTTGAACCTGAAATAATAGAAGAAATAAAAGGTTTAGTAGAAGTAAGGGCTATATTTAAAGTGCCTAAGGTTGGGGTAGTTGCTGGATGTTATGTAAAAGAAGGAGTTATCAACAGAAACCATCAAGTAAGAGTGATAAGAGATGGGGTGGTCGTTTATACCGGTAAAATAGCCTCTCTTAAAAGGTTTAAAGAGGATGTCAAAGAGGTAGCCGCCGGTTATGAATGTGGAGTAAGGATAGAAGGGTTTAACGACGTAAAAGAAGGAGACCTTTTGGAAACTTTTGAGCTTAAAAAGGTGACTCAAGAACTCTAA
- a CDS encoding SurA N-terminal domain-containing protein, producing MFDFLRKGATSVFAKTFLAVIILVFVFWGIGSFVTSERDLVAKVNGIPITAKEFQEFYNFQLFRLKQAFGEINEEDLKKLNLKKQVLDELIKMKLLEDYAKKLGIKVLPEEVSLSIAQIPSFQENGRFSPQKYQMVLKELGTTPKFFEKLIYYDIVQQRLELVLTTPIVVSDEEVKDYLTFSKQELDLLEGVLPLKTCIEKISYTEKDLENYYLAHRDIYKEEEKVKLIYLVVPYETSVEVTEAEAKRFYEQNLDRFRKPFRAKIKTLIVEGTDDASLKKAQKLKSEIKSLNDLKIEARWVEEGALPDEIKLVLKQAKEGQILGPFKVSSGYIIIGVEAVKPEGVASFDEVKGDIYKFLKTEKIRKVTQEKVNKIYSEIMKENDLKVWAEKNKIKLLETDWLTKKDFLNLFQNPQVAKKVFEAPKREFLAPFETSKGFVILEVFDKKPARSLEFAEVKEKVKQDYLANKGKELCEQKVKSFLEKAKAQKEIAKEIFEKEGFTVKEHRLTRLQASQLFSPNVAQLFATVGAPKLIESFTWEKDELKVFAVKAIKNFNGTISNIEIQQTGSTLLAQKRDKWFKNWYQNLLKASKIKTYSLFEKF from the coding sequence ATGTTTGATTTTTTAAGAAAAGGCGCTACTTCAGTTTTTGCTAAAACTTTTTTAGCTGTCATTATCCTCGTTTTCGTTTTTTGGGGTATCGGAAGTTTTGTTACTTCCGAAAGAGACTTAGTCGCTAAGGTGAACGGAATCCCTATTACCGCTAAGGAATTTCAAGAATTTTATAATTTCCAGTTATTTCGTTTAAAGCAGGCCTTTGGTGAAATCAACGAAGAAGACCTTAAGAAATTAAACCTTAAAAAACAAGTCCTTGACGAACTTATCAAGATGAAACTTTTAGAAGACTATGCTAAGAAATTAGGAATAAAAGTTTTACCAGAAGAGGTTAGTCTTAGTATAGCTCAAATACCTTCTTTCCAAGAAAACGGAAGGTTTAGCCCTCAAAAATATCAGATGGTCTTAAAAGAATTAGGCACAACCCCTAAATTTTTTGAAAAATTAATTTATTATGACATCGTGCAGCAAAGATTAGAATTAGTTCTTACTACCCCTATCGTAGTCTCTGACGAAGAAGTTAAGGATTATTTAACCTTTTCTAAACAAGAATTAGACCTGTTAGAAGGGGTTTTACCTTTAAAAACCTGCATAGAAAAGATAAGTTATACAGAAAAAGACTTAGAAAACTATTATCTTGCCCATAGAGATATTTATAAAGAAGAAGAAAAGGTTAAGCTGATTTATTTGGTTGTGCCTTATGAAACCTCGGTTGAGGTAACCGAGGCTGAGGCTAAGAGGTTTTATGAACAAAATTTAGACCGGTTTAGAAAGCCTTTTAGGGCTAAGATTAAAACCTTGATAGTTGAAGGTACAGATGACGCTTCTTTAAAAAAAGCACAAAAGCTTAAAAGTGAGATAAAAAGCCTAAACGACCTTAAGATTGAAGCTAGATGGGTAGAAGAGGGTGCTCTACCAGATGAGATCAAATTAGTCCTTAAGCAGGCTAAGGAAGGTCAAATTTTAGGGCCTTTCAAAGTTTCTTCAGGTTATATAATAATAGGGGTTGAGGCTGTCAAGCCAGAAGGGGTGGCCTCTTTTGATGAGGTAAAAGGAGATATCTATAAGTTTCTTAAAACTGAGAAAATAAGAAAAGTTACCCAAGAAAAGGTTAACAAAATTTATTCTGAAATCATGAAGGAGAATGATCTAAAAGTATGGGCTGAAAAAAATAAAATAAAACTTTTAGAGACCGATTGGCTTACTAAAAAAGACTTTTTAAATCTTTTTCAAAATCCCCAAGTAGCTAAAAAGGTATTTGAAGCTCCCAAAAGGGAGTTTTTAGCCCCTTTTGAAACTTCTAAGGGTTTTGTTATTTTAGAGGTTTTTGACAAAAAACCTGCAAGGTCTTTAGAGTTTGCCGAGGTAAAAGAAAAGGTTAAACAGGACTATCTGGCTAATAAAGGTAAAGAGCTTTGTGAACAAAAGGTTAAATCCTTTTTAGAAAAAGCTAAAGCTCAAAAAGAGATTGCCAAAGAAATTTTTGAAAAAGAAGGTTTTACAGTAAAAGAACACCGTTTAACCAGGTTGCAGGCCTCTCAACTATTTTCTCCTAACGTAGCTCAACTTTTTGCTACTGTAGGTGCTCCAAAGTTGATAGAAAGTTTTACTTGGGAAAAAGATGAGCTCAAAGTTTTTGCCGTAAAAGCCATTAAAAACTTTAATGGAACGATTTCTAATATAGAAATCCAACAAACGGGTTCAACCCTTTTAGCCCAAAAAAGAGACAAATGGTTTAAAAATTGGTATCAAAATCTTTTAAAGGCTTCTAAAATAAAAACTTATTCTCTATTTGAAAAGTTTTAG
- the gltX gene encoding glutamate--tRNA ligase has translation MAKVITRFPPSPTGHLHLGGARTALFNWLYARHHKGKFILRLEDTDRERSKEEYVVSILEALKWLGLDWDEGPYFQSQRLELYQKYAQKLFEEGKAYYCECPKEVLEEKKKKMLESGQKPRYDKTCKDKNLGPGEGRALRIKAPEFGEIIFEDLLRGKIVFPAEEVDDFVILRSDGTPTYQFAVVIDDITMGITHVIRGDDHISNTPKQLIIYQAFGVEPPKFAHIPMVLGPDGAKLSKRHGAKSILEYREAGFLPNALINYLARLGWGFGDQEYFTVEELIEKFDIKNVNLSPARFDPDKLLAVNAYWIKVSNNQFLLAHLKPFLSKKYDLTRFPEEYLLEAIETVKTRGKTLVELAEMMDFYLVEEISYDEKGAKKFLIPQMVPVLEKVCKDLENLPLEDKTLEEYFRSLAEAYGFKLKDIAQAIRIALTGKTVSPGLFEIIRVLGKERTISRIKKALNYIFENSF, from the coding sequence ATGGCTAAGGTAATTACTCGTTTTCCCCCAAGCCCAACAGGGCACCTTCATTTAGGCGGTGCAAGAACTGCCCTTTTTAACTGGCTTTATGCAAGGCATCATAAAGGTAAATTTATTTTAAGGTTAGAAGATACCGATAGAGAAAGATCTAAAGAGGAATATGTGGTCTCTATATTAGAGGCTTTAAAATGGCTTGGGCTTGACTGGGATGAAGGACCTTATTTTCAAAGTCAAAGACTCGAATTATATCAGAAGTATGCCCAAAAACTTTTTGAGGAAGGAAAAGCCTATTACTGTGAATGCCCTAAAGAGGTTTTAGAAGAGAAGAAGAAAAAAATGCTTGAAAGCGGACAAAAACCAAGGTATGACAAAACATGTAAAGATAAAAACTTAGGACCAGGCGAGGGTAGGGCTTTAAGGATTAAAGCCCCTGAATTTGGTGAAATCATATTTGAAGACCTTTTAAGAGGAAAGATTGTTTTTCCCGCAGAAGAAGTGGACGATTTTGTAATACTTCGCTCAGACGGTACCCCCACTTATCAGTTTGCGGTAGTGATAGATGACATTACCATGGGTATAACCCATGTAATAAGAGGAGATGATCATATCTCTAATACCCCAAAACAATTAATTATTTATCAAGCCTTTGGGGTTGAACCTCCTAAGTTTGCTCATATTCCGATGGTGCTTGGACCTGACGGGGCTAAACTTTCAAAAAGGCACGGTGCTAAGTCTATTCTTGAGTATAGAGAAGCAGGTTTTTTACCTAATGCGTTGATAAACTATCTGGCAAGGCTTGGCTGGGGTTTTGGAGATCAAGAATACTTTACCGTTGAAGAATTAATAGAAAAGTTTGACATCAAAAACGTAAACCTTTCTCCTGCAAGGTTTGACCCAGACAAACTTTTAGCAGTCAACGCCTATTGGATAAAAGTTAGCAACAATCAATTTTTACTTGCACACCTAAAACCTTTCCTCTCAAAAAAATATGACCTTACTCGATTTCCTGAAGAATATTTATTGGAGGCTATAGAGACCGTAAAAACCAGAGGAAAAACCTTAGTAGAACTTGCAGAGATGATGGATTTTTATTTAGTAGAAGAGATCTCTTATGACGAAAAAGGAGCCAAAAAGTTTCTCATACCTCAAATGGTTCCTGTATTAGAAAAGGTCTGTAAAGACTTGGAAAATCTACCTTTAGAAGATAAAACCTTAGAAGAATATTTTAGAAGTTTAGCAGAAGCCTATGGTTTTAAGTTAAAAGACATAGCTCAAGCCATCAGAATAGCCCTTACTGGAAAAACGGTAAGCCCAGGACTTTTTGAAATCATAAGAGTTTTGGGAAAGGAAAGAACAATTTCTCGTATTAAGAAAGCTTTAAATTACATTTTTGAAAATAGTTTTTAA
- a CDS encoding DUF3108 domain-containing protein: protein MSAYIKKRFKPFVSAFSLSLLFHTFFFIFLVLTPNTKEFFNFYLEEFFNLENISFSKEDRYAFQNKQKLAKKEFSKKTATPTPKSELKTHEPESFNQAFPASSQESSSPPQSNPFVNPSEEKIGLEAQNSEPSNGSQIQSGFAKSPSEEGLSSQTQNLEPSSPIGSKENVSLPKRLVYEIFYGPFKLGETVIQIEGAKYTAVVYTTGLGNTIYPYYAKWETWVDEQGNPWKTIVYSKDREKERKKLIFFEKEKGIVLVKKDLKSDKPGETFNLAYPIYDELSSFIKSWLNDYLSQPRVEFPIYVKEERKLVKVSSYKEIQCAYQNKEKICLELKVRLPETSELLSRNREVRVYLLKDERYPLEIRGKLPLLGSLVGKLKEVVK from the coding sequence ATGAGTGCTTACATAAAAAAAAGATTTAAACCTTTTGTTTCTGCATTTAGTTTGTCATTGTTATTTCATACATTTTTCTTTATTTTTTTAGTGTTAACCCCTAATACTAAGGAGTTTTTCAATTTTTATTTAGAAGAATTTTTTAACTTAGAAAACATATCTTTTTCTAAAGAGGATAGATACGCTTTTCAAAATAAACAAAAACTAGCTAAAAAGGAATTTTCTAAAAAAACTGCAACACCTACCCCTAAGAGTGAGCTTAAAACCCATGAACCTGAATCCTTCAATCAAGCCTTCCCCGCCTCTTCTCAAGAGTCTTCGTCCCCGCCTCAATCTAATCCTTTCGTAAATCCTTCTGAAGAAAAAATTGGATTGGAAGCCCAAAACTCAGAACCATCTAATGGGTCTCAAATTCAATCTGGTTTTGCCAAAAGCCCTTCTGAAGAAGGGCTTTCTTCACAAACCCAAAACTTAGAACCTTCTTCACCCATTGGTTCTAAAGAAAATGTGTCTTTACCTAAAAGACTTGTTTACGAGATTTTCTACGGACCTTTTAAGTTAGGAGAAACGGTTATCCAGATAGAAGGGGCTAAATATACGGCGGTTGTTTACACTACTGGTTTAGGAAATACCATCTATCCTTATTATGCCAAATGGGAAACCTGGGTAGATGAACAAGGTAATCCATGGAAAACAATCGTTTATTCAAAGGACCGAGAAAAGGAAAGGAAAAAACTTATCTTTTTTGAAAAAGAAAAAGGAATAGTTTTAGTAAAAAAAGATTTAAAATCAGATAAACCAGGAGAAACCTTTAACTTAGCCTATCCTATTTATGATGAACTTTCCTCTTTTATAAAATCTTGGTTAAACGATTATCTAAGCCAACCCAGAGTAGAGTTCCCAATCTATGTAAAAGAAGAAAGGAAGTTGGTAAAGGTTTCTTCTTATAAGGAAATCCAATGTGCTTATCAAAATAAAGAAAAAATTTGTTTAGAATTAAAGGTTAGACTTCCAGAAACCAGCGAGCTTTTAAGCAGAAATAGAGAAGTTCGGGTCTATCTGTTAAAAGACGAAAGATATCCTTTAGAAATAAGGGGGAAACTCCCCCTTTTAGGCAGCTTAGTCGGTAAACTTAAAGAGGTAGTAAAATAG
- the rpsT gene encoding 30S ribosomal protein S20 produces the protein MPHHKSAKKALRQSEKRRLRNKAFKSRVKTEIKKFLNYLNSKELEKAESQLRGVQSLIHKGVSKGIFHWKKAANKISKLFKKFESAKIKATTH, from the coding sequence GTGCCACATCACAAGTCTGCTAAGAAGGCTTTAAGACAGAGCGAAAAAAGAAGGCTAAGAAACAAGGCCTTTAAAAGTAGGGTTAAAACTGAGATTAAAAAGTTTTTAAACTATTTAAACTCCAAAGAATTAGAAAAAGCTGAATCGCAATTAAGAGGCGTTCAAAGTTTGATTCATAAAGGGGTCTCAAAAGGAATTTTTCATTGGAAAAAGGCTGCTAACAAAATTTCTAAGCTTTTTAAAAAGTTTGAATCAGCCAAAATCAAAGCTACTACCCACTAA
- a CDS encoding DUF503 domain-containing protein — MVVGVAKIELFIPEPNSLKAKRQVLKALTQKIEAKFRKVSLAEVDGHDLWQRAVLGISVVGKDQKLVDSKINDILSFIQKDGRLEIINAEIDFINY, encoded by the coding sequence ATGGTGGTTGGAGTAGCTAAAATAGAACTTTTTATTCCTGAGCCCAATTCTTTAAAAGCTAAAAGGCAGGTGCTAAAGGCCTTAACCCAGAAAATAGAGGCTAAGTTTAGAAAAGTTTCCTTGGCAGAAGTAGATGGGCACGATCTTTGGCAGAGGGCGGTATTAGGGATAAGTGTGGTAGGAAAGGATCAAAAATTGGTTGATAGCAAAATAAATGATATTCTTAGCTTTATTCAAAAAGATGGAAGGTTAGAAATCATAAACGCAGAAATAGATTTTATTAATTATTAA
- the amrB gene encoding AmmeMemoRadiSam system protein B — translation MKREPAVAGYFYSNNPKELEKHLAELIKFSETKIPAKGGVLPHAGYFYSGHVAGAVYGKIVPPDIAVILGPNHTGMGKPIAVFNGTSFITPLGEAKINKTFTTRFIELCPLASEDFLAHAHEHSLEVQVPFLQYINPKVEIVAICLRWISLKEIREIGIALAQTISLFPEKRIFIVASSDFSHYVPQETAKYKDSLAIKEILSLSEEGLLKVVVENNISMCGVIPVAINIVACKHLGATKGELIAYATSGDIIRDYSSVVGYGGIVIY, via the coding sequence ATGAAAAGAGAACCTGCAGTAGCCGGCTATTTTTATAGCAACAATCCTAAAGAATTAGAGAAACATCTTGCCGAGCTTATAAAATTTTCAGAGACTAAAATACCTGCTAAAGGTGGGGTGTTGCCTCATGCTGGGTATTTTTATTCAGGACATGTAGCCGGAGCTGTCTATGGAAAAATAGTCCCTCCTGATATTGCCGTTATCTTAGGTCCGAACCATACCGGTATGGGTAAACCCATCGCTGTTTTTAATGGAACTTCTTTTATTACTCCCTTAGGCGAGGCTAAAATAAACAAAACCTTTACTACCCGTTTTATAGAACTTTGTCCCTTGGCTTCAGAGGATTTTTTAGCCCATGCACATGAACACTCTTTAGAAGTTCAAGTCCCATTTTTGCAGTATATAAACCCAAAGGTAGAAATTGTGGCTATTTGTTTAAGATGGATTTCTCTTAAAGAAATAAGAGAGATTGGGATAGCCCTTGCTCAAACCATTAGTCTTTTTCCAGAAAAAAGGATTTTTATCGTTGCAAGCTCTGACTTTAGCCATTACGTGCCTCAAGAAACAGCTAAATATAAAGATTCTTTGGCTATCAAGGAAATTTTATCTCTTTCAGAAGAAGGACTTTTAAAAGTGGTGGTAGAAAACAACATAAGCATGTGCGGGGTTATTCCTGTAGCGATTAATATAGTTGCCTGCAAGCATTTAGGGGCTACCAAAGGAGAACTCATCGCTTATGCTACCTCTGGAGACATAATCAGAGACTATTCTTCTGTCGTAGGATACGGAGGAATAGTCATATATTAA
- the rbfA gene encoding 30S ribosome-binding factor RbfA — protein sequence MSYRPEKVGSLLQEVITEILMYDLSDPVFKQLITITEVKIGGDLRKAVVFFRVYGEIPAEEVKEAFNRAKGYIKKLIGEKITLKYMPDLEFKLDDREEKERQLDSLFAKISKSKGDG from the coding sequence ATGTCATACAGACCAGAAAAAGTAGGCAGTCTTTTACAAGAAGTTATAACAGAAATTTTGATGTATGACCTAAGCGACCCGGTGTTTAAGCAGCTTATCACGATAACCGAGGTTAAAATAGGCGGAGATTTAAGAAAAGCGGTAGTGTTCTTTAGAGTGTATGGTGAGATCCCAGCTGAAGAAGTTAAAGAAGCCTTTAACAGGGCTAAAGGTTATATTAAAAAACTGATAGGAGAAAAAATTACTTTAAAATACATGCCGGACCTTGAGTTTAAGTTAGACGACCGAGAAGAAAAAGAAAGGCAACTTGATAGCTTGTTTGCTAAGATTTCTAAATCCAAAGGAGATGGTTAA